CTCCGGCTCCGGCACCTATCCACAGCGCGCTTTCCAAAAATCAGAAGGCGAAGAAACTCAATACTGTCTACGAGAAGCTCTCTTGCGAAGGATTCGTTGATGATCAGATTGAGCTcgctctctcttctcttagagTAACGCTCGCACTTATTGGAATTTTGGAATTTTAGTTTAGGTTTAATAGTGTGAGTATCTGATACgatgtgtgtgtttgtgtttaaGGATGGAGCAACGTTTGAGAGTGCACTTGATTGGCTCTGCTTGAACTTACCGAGTCATGAGTTGCCGGTGAAGTTTTCCACCGGAGCTTCTCGCTTTCCTACCGGAGGTATTGAATAGTCACACCCATGGACACTTCTGAAGGTTGTATTGAATCTTGTACCTTCCCATTGGTGTCGCAGGTGGTTCTGTAGGTGTGATATTGACCTCAAGGGAAGATTGGAATGAGCCTTCTGACTCTTCAGTCGAGCTCAAGCAGGAGGAACCTGAAGTTTTGGTTAAAGTGAAGGGGAAGCAAGATGAGGATGCTCTTCGTTCTGACCAATCATCGCAAGCTGATTGGATCCGTCAGTATATGAGAAGACAGGAGGAGGTACACATTAGAATGGTTCAACTTTCCAAAAGCATGATACATTATAGTTCTAGCGTAGCGCCAATATAATATTGAATTTGCTCATTGACTTCAAATTTTTAGGAGGAATTGGAATCTTGGGAAGATGAGGTAGATGGTGTTGGCTCCAGCAGGGAGGTAACTCAACTCTTTTCTAGGCTCCTCTCCATCATTGATGGAATGTAATAGTTGACTACTTAGTGAGACTATGTCCGTCACTGATGTGGGAtactttcactgttttcttgcATGTTATCTTTCATGCTCCTTACTCTAGGATAAATATTCCCTCATTATTTTGGTCCGATAGAAGATAAAGCTTTCACCGTACAAAACGATAAATATTTGGAAGCTCTTGAATTGAGATCACGAATTATTGTTTTGCTGAAAATATATTACTTGCGTTAAGCTTAGTATATAATCTGTCATGGCTATTTTGTGGCTCTGCTGGTCGGAACCTGCtaagttatatattttctttcacATTTGGTAGAAGTGGAAACTTTCTGAATTTGTTTATGATGATCATATTACACTACAGACTTCagtcaattaattttgcagAACCATATTGGTTCCTGATTTTATTGTCGTTCTCTGCTGTGATATCTTGTTTTCACAACTCATACTAGGCATCCGGTCCGAGGGCTTTTGATGTGATTGCTAAAGAATACTATTCGGCAAGATCAGATGCTATAAAAGCAAAGGATAAGCGTGATAAAAAAGGACAAGAGCAAGCAGGCTTAGCCATTCGAAAGCTCAAGCAAGAGATAGCTGCTCTTGGTTAAGTGTAATCTTTGAGTAATCAGTCTGTCAATCATGTTAATAGGTGCAGAATGTCATGTGTTATACGTGTTTGTTTTGCAGGAATATCTGAAGCAACGTTAGAATCTGAATTTCAGCGTGAGTATGCTTTCGAAGATGCTACAGAAAAAGAAATAGCCTCTCCCATGCCCGATACTGTTCATGAGGCAGTAGATGCTGACTCTATTCAGCCGTTAGATGAACCGGTCTTGGATGAAAATCCTGTTGAGAATTGTGGATCTGAGGAAAATCAACGTAAAGATCTTCCCTCATGTTCCCCGGGACAAGAAGTAGTTGCATCGGATGATAATTCAGAGTACTTGGCGCTTGACGATATGTTTTCAGTAGATGTCCCGCATTATGAAGCATCGCCACATGAACTCTTGGAATTGCAGAAGAAGGAAAAGATGAGAGAACTACGCAGTGAGGAAAATCTCGGGAAACTAGAGGGCATCTGGAAGAAGGTAACTTTTTATCGAACAAGATTGTAGGATAAATACATTTTAGGTACAAAATACAATAACATTTTAAAGGTGTTTAATGCTTGATTTTGTTTAtgattgcttgtttagttttcattttatcaATGTTTTTATTGTGTTTATGCCTGTGTGTTAAGTTTTCATTTTGCCACATATGCTGATCCAGTAAGTAGATGTGGAATTTAATTCCTGTATACAAGGTGTAAGCTTGTTTTTTTTCCTGCGCTGCTCCTTTTATTAGCTGGGCACTTTTAATTGTTCGACTCTCTCTTTAACATGTAAAAGTTTACAGGGTGAGGCGCAAAAGGTCCCTAAGGCATTTCTCCATCAATTGTGTCAAAGGTCGGGGTGGGACGCACCAAAGTTCAACAAAGTAACCGGTGAAGGAAGGAAAATCTCATATACTGTAAGCATTCTGCGGAAAGCCAGTGGACGGGGTAAAAGCAGACAAGCCGGGGGTCTGGTAACTCTTCAACTTCCTCATCAAGATGAGGTTTTTGAGTCTATCGAGGTACTCGTTTGATCCATGTTTTAACATTTAAGTTTTTTCTTAATAAGTTGCTAAAGTATCTAACTAGGGCCTGTTACTAAATGTAGTTAGGGTATAACTTTTCGGAAGAAAATGCCAGTTTAAGTCCTTGATTTTCAAGGTTCTGACTTCTGAGTAAAATAAagtaggattgctagagagaaAAATCTATAGTGTACATGTCTAACAATTTTGCTCAAAGTTTTGGAGACTTCTGATTATGAATCTTATCAAAAGTTATAAGCTGTTGATTGGAAACAATAATCAATGCCTGGAGCATATGCTTACCATGTAATCAGTATGCTAATTTACTGTGCTCTTCGGTTATTTGTGACAGGATGCACAAAACAGAGTTGCGGCATTTGCTCTCCATAAGCTCTTTTCTGATTTGCCTGTTCACTTTGCAATCACTGAGCCTTATGCCTCTCTAGTGTTGATCTGGAAACAAGGTGATTTTATGAATTTTGTCTCAGTGCCTGTTATTTGCTATAAAAAGTATTTTGCAGTGACCTGTCCAGCGATGCCACATAATTTTAGATTAATTAACTTAGTTTATTATCACCTTTCTGTCTATCTTTTACATTGGCATGTTCTATGGTAACTCCACAACAACTATATTTTGCATGAGAGTTTTAGTATCTATTTGTTTAAAACATTTGGCTGCTAAAAGAGACCAGTATTGACTACTGAATGAAAGTATTACAGCATACGAAGTTAAATGGAAAAAATACGACATAATCTATTATTCGTAACTGTTTTGCATATCCCTAATATTACCATTCTAAATTAGCACACATCATATGTGACATATGTTCTCGTTTTGCAATATCTTAATCGCTCTAATACAGTTTTCTTGAGTCTTCACAGATGAATTGTTTTGTACCGTACAAAGCACAGAAGAAGATCGAAGAGCTAACTTTGTTGATAGGTTGCTTGAGGCAGACAGTTTGAGTTTGAACGATTCGTCGAGTAGCATCTCCGATGCAGTTCCTATGGTAGACACTTACGTCGAAGAAAAAGATGACCTAGGTCTTGCCAGATCTAGCCACAGAGCAAAAAGTATGACCTGGGTGTATCTGTGGTCACTTAGTTGCTTAAACAATATTCCGCTGGATTTTACTTCCAAAATCATTAGcatgaaatataataaatcatctATTTTATGTATTACAGGAGACTCTTACATAGAAGCTACATGTTTATCTCTCCAACAAAGAcaagaaaacaagaagaaaacacGGAAGTACAAGGTAgacattcttgtttattttcgaacataagtcttttctttttctttagaaGAATTTTGTTCATGTAGTTAATGTCATGCCTTGAGTTATGTATTAAGCTTCCTAGACTGATTAGCTCATTCCAGTATGATACACAGGAGTATGTTTTCAGCATGGTCAAATCTTTGTTTGCAGGATATGTTGAAAACTCGAACTGCTCTTCCTATATCTGAAGTGAAGAATGACATACTGCATCATCTGAAAGAAAGAGATGTCTTAGTAGTATGCGGAGAAACAGGCTCTGGAAAGACTACACAGGTTTTGTCTTGTTGCTCCCTGTTATTTGGTGTCTATTCACTAATTGCTCTTTTTGCCGAATTTATCTTCCAGCTTACAGTTGAGTCATTTTTAACTGATACGTTGTTCCAGGTTCCTCAATTTATATTGGATGATATGATCGAGTCAGGGCGTGGTGGATACTGTAATATCATATGCACACAACCTCGGCGAATAGCAGTAAGTAATTCGGTCTTAAGATGTGTTGCATTCAGGGATTCCCTGTTTAGTTCATACTGTCCCTTTTATTTATGGAACGATTATATCAGTTAGCCTTTTGTTATTGTTAATAACTGGGTAATATGTCTAGGCTATCTCTGTTGCTCAAAGAGTTGCTGATGAGCGTTGTGAATCCTCTCCAGGCTCAGATGACTCCTTGGTTGGTTATCAAGTTCGTCTTGAAAGTGCAAGGTCTGCCTCTTAATTTTAcgggttttttttctttcatcttaGGAGCTTGTTAGATTTTACTGTGTTTTGTACTCTTTTCCATCGCTTCATTCACTTTTCTCAAGAATCCAAAATTGAATGATGTAGAATTGAAGTAGATATACTTGTATGGTAAAAAAGTGACTCGTTTCTCAAAGTACagcagtaataaaataagaaattggAAAGGAGTAATTTACTTCCAAATGGTAGaattttttctttctgaaataTATTTCGATGAAAAACCTACTCAATTGTTTGTTTGATAATGATCGACCGATACTACTTACTATTACGTCAGTGTTTGTCTTCTGTGTTGTGATTTCTTCTGGTCTTTCACATTCTCTTTTCACTTCCTCTCTGGCTGATTTTGGTGTAGCAGTACTGCCATGATAAGTTGGTGCTAGatgaatattttttcttctatgtttTGGTGGAATGGAGTTGTAagattatgtatatatatagataaatatttatatatataattatatatatatatatttatatttatacatatatattatatatttgttacttCGCTATGTAGTTACATTGGTTACTGTTTGTAAGATATTCATTTCTGACACTGTAATATGATGATGGCCTTGGTTTACCTTTATTAATGTTCCTCATAGCGGCGGATTAAACCTATTTTTGTTGGCATATTTTTGCTTTCTTCAGGAGTGACAAGACAAGGTTGCTGTTTTGTACTACTGGTATTCTACTGAGGAAACTCGCTGTACGTCCTCTATTTTTTAACAAGCTCTTTGCAACTAAATAATTACATGTGTTAAAAGTCTTTAAAGCTACTAAAATGATAACGTATTTATGAACAAACATTCTGGTGATTTGGATAAAGGTAAAATATCACAGCTGCTTAACAGAAATTATAGATTTTTAGAATATATCTCGGTTAACTAAAATCATTGAAATTCCAATAGTCGAATTAGTTATTTGCTGCAAAGATATTCTAAACAATTTGTTATTCTGAAAAGCATATTATAACAAGCCACACTAAATATTTGTGTAGAGAATTTTATGATCATATCATCAATCTCtcttattgttttttctttcctGTTTGCTTTTTTGTGCACACTTTTCAGGGGGATAAAACCTTGAACGATGTTACACATATTATAGTCGATGAAGTGCACGAGCGGTCTCTTTTGGTGAGTACTGATTCATTCAGGCTTAAATCGGatctttattaagaaaaattagaCACCTAGTAAAGGGTTCTAGATGAGAATccatataatattatctaatgAATCACTAGAATGCAAGAACCTGCTCGGAAAGAAAACTAGAAATATGCATGTAACAATCCATTGCATTTAGTTATTTGCAACAGCGAAATCCAGAAGCTTGCATCCTTGGTGTTTAGAATAAAGGATGTATATGTTTTGCTTCCATGCTTATTCTGTGCGGACAGGCAGTATTAGCATATCCGGTCTCCTCTTTCTATAAAGAATGCTAGatctgtattttaaattttgatgcgTCCATTTTGCAAATGTTGAACAATCTGGCAGAAATTTACCTTTCATTCTTTTCTCATTTTCATTACAGGGTGATTTTCTTCTCATTATTTTGAAGAGCCTGATTGAGAAGCAATCATGCGATAATACATCGCAAAGACTGAAAGTTATCCTTATGTACGTGTTGTGGGTTTTAGTTTTCA
The nucleotide sequence above comes from Brassica napus cultivar Da-Ae chromosome A9, Da-Ae, whole genome shotgun sequence. Encoded proteins:
- the LOC125575247 gene encoding DExH-box ATP-dependent RNA helicase DExH7, chloroplastic-like, coding for MAPKKKPQKQSNKAASSSSSSSSKAKPSSGPKLQISAENEDRLRRLLLNSGRTAPPAPAPIHSALSKNQKAKKLNTVYEKLSCEGFVDDQIELALSSLRDGATFESALDWLCLNLPSHELPVKFSTGASRFPTGGGSVGVILTSREDWNEPSDSSVELKQEEPEVLVKVKGKQDEDALRSDQSSQADWIRQYMRRQEEEELESWEDEVDGVGSSREASGPRAFDVIAKEYYSARSDAIKAKDKRDKKGQEQAGLAIRKLKQEIAALGISEATLESEFQREYAFEDATEKEIASPMPDTVHEAVDADSIQPLDEPVLDENPVENCGSEENQRKDLPSCSPGQEVVASDDNSEYLALDDMFSVDVPHYEASPHELLELQKKEKMRELRSEENLGKLEGIWKKGEAQKVPKAFLHQLCQRSGWDAPKFNKVTGEGRKISYTVSILRKASGRGKSRQAGGLVTLQLPHQDEVFESIEDAQNRVAAFALHKLFSDLPVHFAITEPYASLVLIWKQDELFCTVQSTEEDRRANFVDRLLEADSLSLNDSSSSISDAVPMVDTYVEEKDDLGLARSSHRAKRDSYIEATCLSLQQRQENKKKTRKYKDMLKTRTALPISEVKNDILHHLKERDVLVVCGETGSGKTTQVPQFILDDMIESGRGGYCNIICTQPRRIAAISVAQRVADERCESSPGSDDSLVGYQVRLESARSDKTRLLFCTTGILLRKLAGDKTLNDVTHIIVDEVHERSLLGDFLLIILKSLIEKQSCDNTSQRLKVILMSATVDANLFSNYFAHCPVITAQGRTHPVTTHFLEEIYESTRYLLAPDSPAALRSDSSIKDKLGSVNDRRGKKNLVLAGWGDDYLLSEDCLNPFYVSGNYNSYSDQTQQNLKRLNEDAIDYELLEELICHIDDTCNEGAILVFLPGVSEIHMLLDRLAASYRFRGPSADWLLPLHSSIASTEQKRVFLRPPEDVRKVIIATNIAETSITIDDVVYVIDSGKHKENRYNPQKKLSSMVEDWISQANARQRTGRAGRVKPGICYSLYTRHRFEKLMRPYQVPEMLRMPLVELCLQIKLLGLGHIKPFLSKALEPPSEGAIASAISLLHEP